The genomic window TGTACCCTTGATGGTAGGATGATATGAAAATGGCAAAATTAAAAACTAAAATAAAAGAATATAGAGAAAATGTAGAAATGAAACAAAGTGAATTAGCTGAATTAATTTTTAATTACATTACTTATAAAGAACTAAAGTGGAAGAATAAGCTTCCCTTATATATGTAGTTAGACAGTTAAACTTTGAAGTAGCAATTAGAAGTACTTAAGAAGTAGAATTCTAAAAGTGTGTAATTGTCGGAATGGACTTCGACAGCCTAACTGGGATATGGACGTCCCATAGTGAGGGTAGCATTTTTAGAAAAATACGTCTTTAGTACTTCTTTACGTATTGAAGGTTTAATGGGTAACTACATATATTTAGAGAAGTAATACCTTTGCCTTGATTCATTAAGTCACATATTTCTATATTGTCTATAGTTTATCTCAATTGTAAATTAAGATTACTGATTAATTGATACATAAATTTTTGTTCATGGGTTATATGTTCCAGCAATGTTTGCCATACTTTATCTTCTTTTCCATAGGATTGAACTTCAGGAAGTAATTCTAAGAAGTGTTTGTCATGCAAGAGAAATTCACTTAAAAGCTGTTTTGTTTTAAAATAAGTCATGTAATTAAAGGGTTCATTACTTAATATTTCTGCTTTGTTTCTTAAGTCTGAGAACATCTTATTAACATCCATTAATTTACTTAATGTACTCTTAGAAAGATTTTTTTTAGTAAGTTCCCCAACCGTTTTAATAAAGATAGGATGCTCACTAGAGATTTCACTCCAAAGTAAAAGTTCATTAAAAATACAAGTCATGCTGTTGGCACAAGTAAAACAATACATATATTAATCCTCCTAAAAACTCTATAATTATAGATTATGATTCCTTGTTTGAATTTGATACTAATAAAAATCTTCTATATTATTTAAAATTATGTTACTATTTATCTAAATGTATAAACAAATTTTTATATAATAGCTTAGTGTGAAGCATATATAACTGATACATTACGTAAAAATTATTTACTAAAGATAAAATTCAAGTGAATTAACTTATTAACTGGAGGGAAAAATGATAAAAATTATAGCTGATTCAACATGTGATTTATCTAAGGAAATTGTTGAAAAGTATAGCGTAGGGATAGCACCATTAACCATCAATATAGAAGGAAAGACATACAGAGATAGAATAGATATAAAACCTGATGAGTTTTATGAGATTATAGAAGAATTGGAGGAATATCCTACTACTGCAATGCCAAGTCCTAACGAATATCTAGATTTAATAAAACAATCAATTGAAGAGGGTTACAATGAGATATTATGTGTTTGTATGTCTAGTGGTACAAGTGGTTCTTATCAATCAGCTATAATAGCTAAAGGTTATTTTTTTGAAGAAAATCCTGAATCTAAGGTTAAAATTTATATTTTAGATTCTTTATGTATGAGCCATGGTAGCGGATGGTTAGTATTAAAAAGTGCAAAGCTAATGGAAAAAGGGGCTACTTTTGATGAAATAATTGAATTTAATGAAAGATATAAAGCTAACATAAAACATTTCCTATCAATAGATGATTTAGATCATCTTATAAAAAGTGGAAGACTTACGAATTCCAGTGCTTTTGTAGGAAAACTTTTGAAATTAAAGCCTATAATGACTATGAAAAAGGGCAAAGGAGCGATTGTTGCAAAGGAAAGAGGATTAAAAAAGGTGCTTAATCATTATACTAATGAATTTATTAGTAGAAACGATTGGGATATTACCGACTTTATTATAATAGGTTATACATCTGATATAAAAATTGCAGAAAATTTAAAGAATAAGATTATTAAAGAAACTGAATTTACAGGTGATATACTAATTATGCAGATGGGAGTTTCAGTAGGAACCCATGTAGGTTTAGGTGCTATTTCTATGTATTTTGTTGAGAAAGGACATAAAAAAGATAATCTGTTAATAAATGAAGTTAATGAAATTATAGAAAAGAAAAATGTTTTATTAGAGAAAATCAA from Clostridium sp. MB40-C1 includes these protein-coding regions:
- a CDS encoding DUF2935 domain-containing protein, which gives rise to MYCFTCANSMTCIFNELLLWSEISSEHPIFIKTVGELTKKNLSKSTLSKLMDVNKMFSDLRNKAEILSNEPFNYMTYFKTKQLLSEFLLHDKHFLELLPEVQSYGKEDKVWQTLLEHITHEQKFMYQLISNLNLQLR
- a CDS encoding DegV family protein codes for the protein MIKIIADSTCDLSKEIVEKYSVGIAPLTINIEGKTYRDRIDIKPDEFYEIIEELEEYPTTAMPSPNEYLDLIKQSIEEGYNEILCVCMSSGTSGSYQSAIIAKGYFFEENPESKVKIYILDSLCMSHGSGWLVLKSAKLMEKGATFDEIIEFNERYKANIKHFLSIDDLDHLIKSGRLTNSSAFVGKLLKLKPIMTMKKGKGAIVAKERGLKKVLNHYTNEFISRNDWDITDFIIIGYTSDIKIAENLKNKIIKETEFTGDILIMQMGVSVGTHVGLGAISMYFVEKGHKKDNLLINEVNEIIEKKNVLLEKIKKNIH